From the genome of Acropora palmata chromosome 4, jaAcrPala1.3, whole genome shotgun sequence, one region includes:
- the LOC141878943 gene encoding uncharacterized protein LOC141878943, with protein sequence MPPNRKNYKGRSPNVLRYIESCGNEEDIGSLLSSNLAAGARLAAENESQAHDEKTSRTYELRLMSLERFAQQNGDDAVLFGANKRPFLAATIQTYMQMLSETKGKRLGSLSCRGLKPPVVRGHAAAFTYWFNVFGHSGPYSQSIEVLPDGSQKVIAKGNPMNSPGK encoded by the exons ATGCCTCCAAATAGAAAAAATTATAAAGGTCGTAGTCCTAATGTACTGCGGTACATCGAAAGCTGTGGAAACGAAGAAGATATAGGGAGCCTTCTTTCTTCAAATCTCGCGGCGGGCGCAAGGCTGGCAGCCGAAAACGAAAGCCAGGCACACGACGAAAAAACCAGTCGGACCTATGAGCTCCGGCTGATGTCGTTGGAGCGTTTTGCTCAGCAAAATGGAGATGACGCTGTTTTGTTTGGCGCCAACAAAAGGCCGTTTTTGGCAGCAACAATCCAGACCTATATGC AAATGTTAAGTGAAACCAAAGGCAAGAGGCTGGGGTCCCTCAGCTGCCGTGGCCTTAAGCCTCCAGTTGTGAGAGGTCACGCTGCAGCCTTCACATactggtttaatgtttttgggCATTCAGGCCCTTACAGCCAATCTATCGAAGTTCTTCCAGATGGGTCCCAAAAGGTTATTGCCAAAGGGAATCCTATGAATTCTCCAGGTAAATGA